The genomic DNA ATCGAACTACTTACCGGGACGTGAGAGTCCCTGGCACTACGCTTGGCATCGGTGGCAGAGAAGACTGTGTAGACGAGGATGAAGGTCCCCATGATCTCGGCTCCAAGGCCATCGCCTTTGGTGTAGCCGGCATTGACCGAGTTGGCTCCGCCGCCCAGAAGCTCGTATTGGCTGTCTCCCATGAAGCCCTTGACGACTCCCGCTCCACAGATAGCACCGAGGCACTGCATCACCATGTAGAACACTGCCCTCGTCAGCGACAGCTTCCTCCCCAAGAACAGCCCGAACGTCACCGCCGGGTTTATGTGCCCCCCTGCATAACAGACCCCGACATTTAGTTAAACCACAGTTTAGTTTAGATTCAGGTCGGATACCGGTAGCGTCGTTGTCACTCGGCTTATATCGAACCTGAGATGCCGGCCGTGCAGTAGACGAGGGCGAAGATCATGCCGCCGAAGGCCCAGGCGATGCCCTGGATCCCGACGGTCCCGCACTTGGTGGGGGACTTGACGACGCCCATCACGGTCAACACCGTCACGTATAGGAAGAGGAAAGTGGCTATGAACTCGGCGATCCCCGCCCTATAGAAGGACCATGACCCGAGCTCCCCGGGCTCGAAGAGCGGTGCGGGGGGCGGCTCCTGGTAGTCCTTGGACTCATACTGGCTCTGCGCCGCCGTCCCGATCGGCTGCCTTTCCGAGAACTTGTTGGCCCCAAGTCGAACGTCCTCCTCCTTTCCCTCCATTTCAATGTAACTCTACTCTCTCTGATTCTCTCTCTGTATCGGTGTTGATTATGGACCGTCTGATCGTTGATGACGGAGGGAAGGAGAGGCTGATGGGTTTTATAAGGCCAGTGGGCTAGGGAGGGGGGAGAGTAGTGGATGAGAGTGGTGGGCCCGGTGTTTGTCTAAACTAAAATTTTTTCTATCTAAATCTTTTTATTCGAAAATCCAATTGGATACTGATTAATTTAATCGAACCAAGTCAGTTcactaaaagataaaattatcaCCAAgtgaattttttacatttataatgATTCAAATTAGAGATATTACTTAAACGAAATAAGCGCCGAACaatttaaatcaatttatatttggtcaaactaaaatttttatttcctaaTGTTCCAACCGACCAATcatttttttgtccttttttttctatgaTTGGCTATGGGGACATTATCATATTAAGAGCGTGACCATGATTATGCCAAAACAACATTATCTTCTTAATCATACGTCGAAAATATGTTTAGACAGGCTAGATTACTCACCTAGAACATTACAAAAGTTTCCCTTTTTTCGAAAAAAGAATGCAAGAGAAGAATATAAGTTTCGGCGCAATGTTTGCATTctatttgttaattttaggTAAAGATGTTAATggatccaaaaataaaattgagtgCAGTAATCAACAAAAATTtattcaagcggttcgacatTTATCTTCTTTAATCAAGATCTTGAATTTAActtttatgaatgaaaaaaatatttattggaaaatttttatctcttaataGATCGATCCAATTCGAACTGAATTTATCAAGATCCGCTAGAATTTTGAATatcaaccgaaaaaaattgaGTGCAATAACACTTATTCAGTTGCTTAACCTCTGCATGATTTCTATCCGTT from Punica granatum isolate Tunisia-2019 chromosome 2, ASM765513v2, whole genome shotgun sequence includes the following:
- the LOC116197028 gene encoding probable aquaporin PIP1-4, with the protein product MEGKEEDVRLGANKFSERQPIGTAAQSQYESKDYQEPPPAPLFEPGELGSWSFYRAGIAEFIATFLFLYVTVLTVMGVVKSPTKCGTVGIQGIAWAFGGMIFALVYCTAGISGGHINPAVTFGLFLGRKLSLTRAVFYMVMQCLGAICGAGVVKGFMGDSQYELLGGGANSVNAGYTKGDGLGAEIMGTFILVYTVFSATDAKRSARDSHVPILAPLPIGFAVFLVHLATIPITGTGINPARSLGAAIIYNKAHAWHDHWIFWVGPFIGAALAALYHVVVIRAIPFKSK